The Vibrio toranzoniae sequence TTTGCGTGCTTTTTAACCTTTTTCATGGCCATTTGACGCTTAAGTGGAGAAAGGTAGTCAATAAACAAATTGCCCGACAAATGATCTATTTCGTGCTGCATTACGATAGCTAAGAAATCATCGCTTTCTATGGTAATTGGCTTACCTTCGCGATCTAAAGCAGACACAACAACTGAAGTAAAACGCTCTACGTCTGCATAGTAATCAGGAACTGATAAACAACCTTCTTGACCTAATGCTTTATCTGAGCCACTAACCACTTCTGGGTTAATCAAAATTAACGGTTCATCTCGACTTTCTGAAAGATCGATAATAACAACGGCCTCTTTATGACCAACTTGAGTCGACGCCAAACCTATACCATTGTCAGTCGCATATAACGTTTCCAACATATCGTCTATTAATGTTTGTACCGTCGACAGATCTTGCACCTTTTCCGCTTTAAGCTTGAGCCTTGGGTCTGGTGCAGTCAGAATTTCTAAAACTGCCATATTTACCTTCTAGTCCTTGGAAGAAATTAACATCCAATTAAGTAGTGAGCAACGCAATACAAAGCCACCGCATAACACCTTAAACACATAAATCAACGCATAGTGAAAATGCCATGCGTTGCGAATCTGCATTAAACGCTTTGTTATGTGAGTAGTTTCCACTCTAGCGCTTTGGCCTCGTGCTCTTTGATAAAACTATCCTTGCCGTCACAATATATCTCAATATCGTGGTTACATTGAGCTGCTACCTTTCTCTTAAGTTGCGCATAAGACTCGAGAGCTTCGGGATGAGCGGCAAGGTAATCACGAAACGCTAAATGACGGTAAACATGATTGTCACCCTTTACAAAGGCATGAATCTGATGAGTTCTATCGTCGCCGCCCTTTCGATAGTACCTTCTGCCCGAGATCCCAAATTCTCCCATGACTTCATATCCGAGAGATTCAAACTTCGACTTGTGAGTATCAAGTTCAGACAGTGAGCAGCACTCTATAAGGATGTCAATTATTGGCTTAGCCGCCAAGCCATTAACCGAAGTACTGCCTATGTGATGGATACCCTCGATAGCGCTACTCAACGTATTAACCAAAGCATGCTTCTCGTTCTCAAATTGATTCGACCAGTCCGGATTATAGTCAACGACTTCGACTTTCATATAGATAGTTCCATTAAATATCAGTCAATTACAAGGCTTGTCACATACAGGGGCTCGCAAGCACATAACGCCAAATTAATGTGTGAACAACGCTTATACCTTAGCTAAACCATTGTGCCGTAAACACTAAATTCAAAGCAAACCGAAAATGCCGAGCGTTGCGAATGATCTTCACCCGATAAAATGGACACCCTATTATCTTTAACCCGTCGCTACTTCATATTCATGCTGGGTTCGATATCCAAGACTTGAGTGCAGTCTATAACGGTTATAAAAATGCTGGATATTCAGAACCTCTGTCGGTATGAAACAATAAACGCTCTTGTGGCTTTCGATTTCTAATTGCCATTCTCAACGAACTCATCGTTAGCTGTGTACTCTTCTTACTACCAAGCGACCAACCGACGATTTTACGCGAGTAAAGATCGATAACGACCGCTAGATACATCCAACGTTTACCTTGCTTTATATACTTTAGATCTCCAGACCATTGTTGATTAACTGCCGTTGGTTTTGGTGTGTCTTTTTTAATATTCTTAATCGATTGATAGAACCGATGTAGCTTGGCCATTTTCATGTAAATGCGATAGCTTCGTGCTCTTAGCCCTTGCTCTCTCATGATCCGAGCCACACGCTTGCGGCTAACCGAAACTCTTTGGCGCCTCAGCTCGGCATGAACTCGTGGACTACCGTAAGTCTCTCGACTCTGGGTAAACACTTTAATTATCCGCTTCTTCAAAGCCAGCTCTTCTTGATCGTAGCGGCTTGGCTCTCTATCAAGCCATACGTAGTAACCCGACTTAGAAACAGATAGAAAACGGCACATCAATACAATGGAATAACGCGTTTTGTAATGGGCTATGAATCGGAATTTTGTCGATTTTCTTGGGCAACGAACGTTGCCACTTTTTTAGCAAGTCATTCTCGATCTTAAGTTGTTCGTTCTGACGTTCAAGCTCCGCAATCCGACTAGACTCAGCTTTCTGACTCGGGATCTTAGTCCTTTTCTTACGTTTATCTTCCAAAATACCCCCTTCTCTATAGTCCTTTCGCCATTTAGAAAGCATATAAGGATGGATATCCAATGATAGCGCCACGCTTTTTGTAGCTCCTTCTCGAAGCTAAAGTCGGACGGCAGTTACCTTAAATTCCGTGAGATATTGTTGAGTTTTTTTACCTGATTTATAAGCTGGCATAAACACCTCCAATTGCTATTGAAGGTGTCCACTAGATCGGGTCAATTACAGAATCTGCCTTAAACGCTTTGTTAGGGCTTGAAACTCTCAGCAACAAACTTACTACCCATTGACCCCATTAATACACCTGAACCTTTGTTGATGTAGGACTTAAATCGTAAATAACTGGCTTGGGCCTTTGGACTCGATAGCAAAATAGACACTAGGAAGTACCAAGAAAAATTTAAGACAAATACACCAACAACTAATATTGATGTTGTATGAACAGGAACTTTCACGGGTAACATGGCTGCAAACACACTGCTAAATACAATTGCAGTCTTTGGATTACTTAACTGTGTCGCCAAGCCAAGAACTACCGCCTTAAAATGAGTTGGTTTGCTAGTTAACTTTGCGTCAGCAGAAACAACTTTGCTTTTGCTCACGCTCCACATTCTCACCCCCAGATAGCATAGATATAGGCCACCAAGAACTTTGAAAGCTACGTAAAACTCAGGCACAGCGTCAAAAAGTGCAATGAGCCCCATTGAGGCAATAAATGCAAATGTACTTGCCCCCAAGCCTAAGCCTATAGAAATACACATGGCTTCAGATCTAGATTTTGACATAGCTGTTTGCGCAACCAAGATAAATGAAGGGCCTGGTGTCATCGCGCCAAAGAGTAACAGCGTAGCGATTGGCAGTAGAAATAAGTATTGCTCCAACATTTATAATCATCCTTGTACTAACTTGCGTGATTGAGCCCTAACGCCCTATTAAGGGAGGGGTGAGCAACGCAATACCGATGCCGCAGCAAACCACCTTAATCACTTAAACAAACGCATAGTAAAAATGCCACGCGTTGCGAATCCCTCTTAAACAGTTTGTTAGCCCTTTGCCCAAATTTGGTACGTGTAGTCAATATTTGAACTGAAACTTTGCTCAAATTTTTGCTTGAAGCCCTGTGGAACTGGAGGAAAAAACACATCGCCAGAGATATGCTTGTGAATCACTGAAAGATGGATAACATCTGCTTGATCGATTAAAGCTTTGTATATTTCACCACCACCAGAAACACAGACATGTGCTGTCGCGTTGTTTAGGTAAACTAATGCCGATTCAACACTTGCGAAATACACAACATCAGGATCATTCGAGATGATTTCAGAACGAGTAACCACGGCATATTTTCTATTCGGAAGTTTACCCATTGAGTCGAATGTTTTACGACCGACTAGAAGCCATTGGTTGTAAGTCATGGCTTTGAATAGGAGTTGCTCGCCTTGTACACGCCAAGGTATATCCAATCCAGAACCAATTACTCCATTCTCGGAAACCGCTGCCATAAGGGATATCTTCATTTTTCCTTCTGAGGGCTAACGCCGCGTTAAATGGTGAACAACGCGACCACTAAACCTAAGCCATTGTGACATAAACACTTAAACTGAAGTAAGCCAAAAATGCCAAGCGTTGGGAATCCTTCTTGAACGCTTTGTTATGTACGTGGTTGACGCTAGCCTAGCCCCAGAAACACCCATAAGCATCAGCATCGAGTATTTCGAAGAACACCTCTAAAAATTTCACTTCAGGAATTGGTTCATAGGAATGCCATTTTAAGTCTGATTTCATCCAGTATATTTTCCACTCGTCACGTGACTTGTAGTATTTAACTTTAGCTACTGGTCGTTCGATCTTTTCTGATGGATCATTCCATTTCGGGCGGATCTCGAAAATTTCAATTACCTGCCCTTCTAAGCGATACCCAATATCAAGTTGATTACGGATTTCTACTGGTGGTCGGCAAGAGTCGAGATACTTTTCCACTGCCTTTTCGTAGCGCTTTTGTTCTATTTCTGAAAATGCCATATTTATCACCTAACCCTTTATTTAAGCTAAGTTTACGATCTACTTTCATATGTATCTAGGTCAATTTTCTTGAAAGTACATAACGCCGCGTTAAGTAGTGAGCAACGCCACCTTAAACACAAAACCCAACGACGGAATGAAAAATGCCATGCGTTGGGAATCTGTCTTAAACGCTTTGTTATAACACAATTGCTACACGTCACTTTCCGTTAAAATCTGACGACAGTTCCGTACCGTAAGAACGCGAATTTCATGGCTAAGGCTATATATGATGCGATAGTGACCAAACAAGATTTCGCGATAATTGGTATGAGGTAGCTCAGGAATCATTCGCCCCATCTCAGGCATACTTGAGAGAAGGTCTGTTTTATCGAAGACTTCATTGACCCAGTTTTCTGCCGCCACTGGATTATCTAGTGAAATAAACTCGGCTGCATCACCTAACTTTTGTAATGCTAGTGGTGACCAGACTACTTTCATTTCTTAATGCGCCCCAATACTTGAGCACGAGCGTCTTCATTGGAAACACCTAAACCTGAAGCTAATTGTGCTTCAGCAGTACGCATTTCTTCCAGTAACTCAATCTTCTCTTGCATTGCTTCATATTCCGCAACATCAAGGACAACCGCAACACCTTTACCACGTTGCGTGATTACTAATGGTCTTCGAGTTTCGTTAATCTGTTTAATAAATGACGTTACGCCAGCACGAAATTCAGATAAAGGCTGAATATCTTGATCAAAATGGATACGGCTCATATTGAACTCCTAATAGTACAATTTAACGTACAAATAATAGTTCAACTAACCAATTTGAGCAATAGCTTGATTTTGAGTTATAACGCTAAGCTAAGTAGTGAGCAACGCAATACAAAAGCCACCGCATAACACCTTAAACACATAAATCAACGCATACTAAAAATGCCACGCGTTGCGAATCTGTCTTAAGCGCTTTGTTAGTTTGCCACCGCGATGTAGCCAAAGGCTTAGCGCCAAGATGCTGAATTAATTATGAAACTACTGGCTTTCGACGCAAAAGTAAAATGAGCAGCTCAGAATTTAAACCCAACCAACAAAACAAACTTGGCTAAGAAACGACATACGACAAATAACCACGATTTGAAGCGCTTTAACTGGCAAAGGATTCATTCGACTTACCTGACAACCAAGTGCGACCAAGCCATTTATAAGCACCTTAGCCACCAAGACAAAGAAAACGCATCAAAGAACTAACAGCAATGTTAGAGCCAGTAAGTGACTCACTCACCGCAAACACTTCCGACATAGCACCACCGGAAAGTTCGTGAAATTGAAAAACTAACAGGTGAATAGCTAGAACGCAGAACAACGCTTTTAGACCACAAACGCTTTTCTGCTCTTTGCAAACTAACGCCCAATTAAGGTGTGAAGCACGCGACCACGACACTTAATTTGACCATCCTAAACACTGGACTTAACCCAAACCAAAAATGCCAGGCGTGCTGAATCACTCTTAAATTGTTTGTTATGTCTTTGAATCAATGGTACCGATACTCGAAGTAAGAGTTTCAAATACTGAAATTCCGAACTTTTGTAACAGGTAATGGTAAAAAGTGTCTACTTGCTCATATGCATGTAAAGAAAAGTTTGGGTCTAAGAGTAACTCCCATTCTGCTTTCATGTTTAGCTTGGCTTCAGTAAGGTTAGAAGCTGATTTAACAACTTCAACAGGCTTGCTATGAGCAATTTCATTTCTGATATCTTTGAGTTTTAAAATTGACATCAAAGGCTCTGTTTCAAAGTCTAGTGGTTCATTTATCGCTTTGTATATTTTCTCTAGCTTTTGATGCCAATTTTGTCTTTCTTTCCACCCACTAACCTTTTTGCCACCAACAAAGTTCAGTATAGCTTCAACAGAAAATGCCAAGGAAACAATACTGTTTATACAATAGTAATCTAAATCCGCCTCATCCCCAGCAGTTAGTTTATCTGTTAATAACTCATGATTGACCAAAGCTAAGCTTTGTAGTGTTTGATGTGGATATATACGAACCTTTTGAGACATAAACTCCTCCTGAGACATAACGCTAAGCTAAGTAGTGAGCAACGTAATACGAAGCCACCGCATAACACCTTAAACACATAAATCAACGCATACTAAAAATGCCACGCGTTGCGAATCTGCCTTAAGCGCTTTGTTAGTTTGCCACCACGATGAAGCCAAAGGCTTAGCGCCAAGATGCTGAATTAGCTATGAAACTACTGGCTTTGAACACAAAAGTAAAACGGGCAGCTCAGAAGTTAAATGCAACCGACAAAACGCACTTGGCTAAGAAGCGACATACCACGAATAACTACGGTTTGAAGCACTTTAACTGGCAAAGGATTCGTTCGACCAACCTGACAACCCAATGTGACTAAGCTATTTGTTAGCGAATGAGCCGCCAAGACAAAGAAAATGCACCAAAGAATTAGCAACAATGTTAGAGCCAGTAAGTGACTCACTCACCACAAACGCTTCCAACATAGTGCCACCGGAAAGTTCATGAGATTGGAAAACGAACAGGTGAATAGCTAGAACGTAGAACAAAGCTTTTATGCCACAAACGCTTTTCTGCCCTTTACAAACTAACGCTAAGCTAAGTAGTGAGCAACGTAATACGAAGTCACCGCACAGCACCTTAAACACATAAATCAACGCATACTAAAAATGCCGCGCGTTGCGAGTCTGTCTTAAGCGCCTTGTTAGTTTGCCACCGCGATAAAACCAAAGGTTTAGCGCCAAGATGCTGAATTAGCTATGAAACTACTGGCTTTGAACGCAAAAGTAAAACGGACAGCTCAGAATTCAAACCCAACCAACAAAACAAACTTGGCTAAGAAGTATTTCGTAGATGCCGACAGCCACAAATGCAATTTTCAATGCTCCCGCTTAACTTTTAAAACCAAAGAAGCAGCGCGCAAGAACATTGAGAAATGAACCTTACTAACACGAGAGAAATGAGTAACACAGAAGCCAATCAACCGAAAAACTGGCTACGCGAGATGCCTATTTCGATGAAAAGTCTTTGGGAAATAACAGGTGAATAGCTAGGACGCAGAACAAAGCTTTCAGACCATAAATGCCTTTCTGCCCCTTGCAAACTAACGCCGCATTAAGTGGTGAGCAACGCAGACCACCGAACTCAAAGTATTGTGCCGTAAACACCTATTTTGAAGCAAACCAAAAATGCCGAG is a genomic window containing:
- a CDS encoding DUF3024 domain-containing protein — its product is MAFSEIEQKRYEKAVEKYLDSCRPPVEIRNQLDIGYRLEGQVIEIFEIRPKWNDPSEKIERPVAKVKYYKSRDEWKIYWMKSDLKWHSYEPIPEVKFLEVFFEILDADAYGCFWG
- a CDS encoding type II toxin-antitoxin system Phd/YefM family antitoxin, with product MSRIHFDQDIQPLSEFRAGVTSFIKQINETRRPLVITQRGKGVAVVLDVAEYEAMQEKIELLEEMRTAEAQLASGLGVSNEDARAQVLGRIKK
- a CDS encoding GrpB family protein; amino-acid sequence: MKVEVVDYNPDWSNQFENEKHALVNTLSSAIEGIHHIGSTSVNGLAAKPIIDILIECCSLSELDTHKSKFESLGYEVMGEFGISGRRYYRKGGDDRTHQIHAFVKGDNHVYRHLAFRDYLAAHPEALESYAQLKRKVAAQCNHDIEIYCDGKDSFIKEHEAKALEWKLLT
- a CDS encoding type II toxin-antitoxin system RelE/ParE family toxin; its protein translation is MKVVWSPLALQKLGDAAEFISLDNPVAAENWVNEVFDKTDLLSSMPEMGRMIPELPHTNYREILFGHYRIIYSLSHEIRVLTVRNCRQILTESDV
- the dfrA gene encoding trimethoprim-resistant dihydrofolate reductase DfrA; translated protein: MKISLMAAVSENGVIGSGLDIPWRVQGEQLLFKAMTYNQWLLVGRKTFDSMGKLPNRKYAVVTRSEIISNDPDVVYFASVESALVYLNNATAHVCVSGGGEIYKALIDQADVIHLSVIHKHISGDVFFPPVPQGFKQKFEQSFSSNIDYTYQIWAKG
- a CDS encoding LysE family translocator; its protein translation is MLEQYLFLLPIATLLLFGAMTPGPSFILVAQTAMSKSRSEAMCISIGLGLGASTFAFIASMGLIALFDAVPEFYVAFKVLGGLYLCYLGVRMWSVSKSKVVSADAKLTSKPTHFKAVVLGLATQLSNPKTAIVFSSVFAAMLPVKVPVHTTSILVVGVFVLNFSWYFLVSILLSSPKAQASYLRFKSYINKGSGVLMGSMGSKFVAESFKP
- the def gene encoding peptide deformylase, encoding MAVLEILTAPDPRLKLKAEKVQDLSTVQTLIDDMLETLYATDNGIGLASTQVGHKEAVVIIDLSESRDEPLILINPEVVSGSDKALGQEGCLSVPDYYADVERFTSVVVSALDREGKPITIESDDFLAIVMQHEIDHLSGNLFIDYLSPLKRQMAMKKVKKHAKG